The Tamandua tetradactyla isolate mTamTet1 chromosome 5, mTamTet1.pri, whole genome shotgun sequence genome window below encodes:
- the LOC143683226 gene encoding LOW QUALITY PROTEIN: HLA class II histocompatibility antigen, DQ alpha 2 chain-like (The sequence of the model RefSeq protein was modified relative to this genomic sequence to represent the inferred CDS: inserted 2 bases in 1 codon; deleted 1 base in 1 codon) — MVINKALVLLALVLTTITGTCGEDIVSDHVSSYSINIYQSYHSSGQYTHEFDGDEEFYMDLEKKETVWQMPDFRKRGPFDLQVALRNMAVFKYNLNFMIKHSNYTAAIHKIPEVTVFPKFSLLLGQPNLLICFADNIFPPVVNITWLSNGHSVTEVVSETSFLSKSDHPFFRMXYLTFLPSAGIYDCKVEHWGLREPVLKHWKPEIPNPVSELTKTVVCALGLTVGLVGLVGIVVGTILIIPRALGSCPLGGGKICRSSTAEEEWPC, encoded by the exons ATGGTCATAAACAAAGCTCTGGTTTTGTTAGCATTGGTCCTGACCACCATAACAGGCACCTGTGGAGAAGACATTGTCA GTGACCATGTTTCCTCTTACAGCATAAACATCTACCAGTCTTACCATTCCTCTGGCCAGTACACCCATGAATTTGATGGAGATGAAGAGTTCTACATGGACCTGGAA AAGAAGGAGACCGTCTGGCAAATGCCTGATTTTAGAAAACGTGGACCTTTTGACCTACAAGTTGCACTGAGAAATATGGCTGTGTTCAAATACAACTTGAACTTCATGATTAAACATTCCAACTATActgct GCAATTCATA AAATTCCTGAAGTGACTGTAttccccaaattttctcttctgctgGGCCAGCCCAACCTCCTCATTTGTTTTGCGGACAACATTTTTCCTCCTGTGGTCAATATCACATGGTTGAGCAATGGACACTCAGTCACAGAAGTTGTTTCTGAGACCAGTTTCCTTTCTAAGAGTGATCATCCCTTCTTCAGGAT TTATCTCACCTTCCTCCCTTCTGCTGGTATTTATGACTGCAAGGTAGAGCACTGGGGCCTGAGAGAGCCAGTTCTGAAGCACTGGA AACCTGAGATCCCAAACCCTGTATCAGAGCTGACCAAAACTGTGGTCTGTGCCCTGGGGTTGACTGTGGGCCTCGTGGGCCTCGTGGGCATCGTGGTGGGCACCATCCTCATCATCCCAAGGGCCCTTGGGAGTTGTCCCCTAGGAGGGGGGAAG ATATGTCGTTCATCTACAGCTGAAGAAGAGTGGCCTTGCTAG